One stretch of Chitinivibrionia bacterium DNA includes these proteins:
- a CDS encoding DMT family transporter: protein MKYAALTITLILFSTIEVAVILLGNTFDPILLASSRFLIAGLVMLPFCKIDLRKLSRREIFTLLFCAFSIWAAFYPYHKGVPLMPASSSALIFCLNPAFAVLFAHILLKEKISPLILTGLTLGIAGVYVSTHGFTIPDFSQNYASVLLLISAVFFGLYVAISKKLVSKYSSISITSLVFILCGIFMIPFVQDWDFPRDVRSISIIAYLVFGATAVGYFCFFYALKRVSVAAGSSIFFLKPVLAAFFAFLILRETFEFTYFLGMAVSMLALFMILYADKKKK, encoded by the coding sequence TTGAAATACGCCGCATTAACAATCACGCTGATATTATTCAGCACTATCGAGGTTGCCGTTATACTTTTGGGCAATACTTTCGATCCTATTTTACTTGCGTCGAGCCGTTTTTTGATTGCGGGACTTGTTATGCTTCCGTTCTGCAAGATAGATTTACGAAAACTTTCGCGCAGAGAGATTTTCACGCTACTTTTTTGCGCTTTTTCGATTTGGGCGGCTTTTTATCCGTATCACAAAGGCGTACCGCTTATGCCTGCAAGCAGTTCGGCGCTTATTTTCTGCTTAAACCCGGCTTTCGCCGTGCTTTTTGCGCATATTTTACTTAAAGAAAAAATTTCTCCGCTGATTTTAACAGGGCTAACTCTCGGAATTGCAGGAGTTTACGTTTCCACGCACGGATTTACAATCCCCGACTTTTCGCAGAATTACGCAAGCGTTTTATTGCTGATTTCGGCAGTGTTTTTCGGACTTTATGTCGCCATAAGCAAAAAACTGGTGTCAAAATATTCGTCGATTTCGATTACTTCTTTAGTGTTTATTCTCTGTGGAATTTTTATGATACCGTTCGTGCAAGATTGGGATTTTCCACGCGACGTTCGCTCAATTTCCATAATAGCGTATCTTGTATTCGGGGCAACCGCGGTCGGCTATTTTTGCTTCTTTTACGCGCTCAAACGAGTATCGGTCGCCGCGGGAAGCAGTATCTTTTTCCTAAAGCCCGTTTTAGCGGCATTTTTTGCATTTTTGATACTACGCGAAACCTTTGAATTCACCTACTTTTTGGGTATGGCAGTTTCAATGTTGGCACTGTTTATGATACTGTATGCGGATAAAAAGAAAAAATAA
- a CDS encoding Rpn family recombination-promoting nuclease/putative transposase, with product MSDGEVVDIEMQVRNVPELFSRISYYSAKMLTDQIGSGGRYSSIKPVISIIVVEETLISKSEKCHNVFSMLEEEELFRFNDLQEIHVLDLSRIEKENDEKLSDWLEFINSEEEEDFVKVAKRNPVINEAFNELKVLSADKEQRIRYEARLKMQRDIWSFEDAARREGEQRRTIEIFECLEKGVSLEEAKKKFLLREKV from the coding sequence TTGTCCGACGGCGAAGTTGTTGATATTGAAATGCAAGTTCGCAATGTTCCGGAGCTTTTTTCGCGGATTTCTTATTATTCGGCTAAAATGCTGACCGACCAAATAGGCAGCGGCGGCAGATATTCGAGCATAAAACCGGTTATTTCTATAATAGTTGTAGAAGAAACGCTTATATCCAAATCCGAGAAGTGTCATAATGTATTTTCTATGTTGGAAGAAGAAGAGTTGTTTCGGTTTAACGACTTGCAGGAAATCCACGTTTTGGATTTGTCCAGAATAGAGAAAGAGAACGACGAAAAACTTTCCGATTGGCTTGAATTTATCAATTCGGAAGAAGAGGAGGATTTTGTGAAAGTAGCAAAAAGAAACCCTGTGATAAATGAAGCGTTCAACGAGTTGAAGGTGTTGAGCGCCGATAAAGAGCAGCGAATCCGCTATGAAGCGCGCCTTAAAATGCAGCGCGACATTTGGTCGTTTGAGGACGCGGCGAGGAGAGAGGGCGAGCAAAGAAGAACTATAGAGATTTTTGAATGCTTGGAAAAGGGTGTTTCTTTAGAAGAAGCAAAAAAGAAGTTTCTCTTGAGAGAAAAAGTATGA